ATTTATTCGCAATTTTAAACTATTTAATCTATCATTTAATCTGTCTGCTTCTAAAGATTTACCTTCAAACATTCTTTTTGCATCTAttcttattttatcatagTTTATTACACCTGCACAATAATCCCAATCTCTTTCTCCTTTTCCCAAAAGCTGCACTTCGACATAGCACCATTCCCTCcctagaaaaaaaaaaagtaaaccAAATAAAGCATAACTAGCCAAATAAGAGAAAGTTATCGAAACAAATATGTACATACCAGTGGTCCCATCAGGAGATGTTGTATTTGCGCAATCGGTGTATGTTTGATCATCATGTAAAAATGCAGCAGAGCAAAGCCTTCCATCCAATGTTTTTCTATGCTGTTGTCTAAATTctgttattttttctaacGAGTTTCCTTGTtcttttgaatatattaaaatggtTGTAATAaccaaaaaaatgaatattatacaaTCCAACCTTTTCATAACGACTTGTTTAAAATAGaatggaaaatatttggaagtaaaaaaattagtattataaatataaatacaataaaaaatataacaaatataaataaataaaatacaaataaaaatatatcgcTACGCTTTTCTCTTTTGTAAGTATAAATTTCATCCATACTACATACACTATAGCAATAAAtacacacacatatatatatatatatatatatatatatatataaataccaACTATTGTACAAttagcatattttttatattatatattcttaatttttttgggGCATTAAtcgaaaaaatatcataaagtataaacttaaaaaatttctataattacatttttttaaatgtgtCTTATTATAATCAGAATATATTTGGACAATAACTGTTCAGTACCTTCAATCAAAATacaataacaataaaaataactaaTTTTCAAACGATGATATTTGTATTGCTATTTCTAAATTACGATGTTGTAACAACATATGAAGgattcaaattattttattatggacaagaaacaaatttattatcaaaaaaaattgaatagCCTCACTCAATCTCTTAAATTGTATATGcttaaatcattttttctttttaatacTAGAACATTGTTGTTTCCGCtagttatatttattatttttgtgcATATACACACATAATTCATCTATAACAACACACtgtatatacacatatatactcaaacatattttttttaattacgTTGCGCATTTAACAAATAtcaaatttgtttttatttattttattctgTGCTCTTTCAATAAGTCGGAAAatcatcaaaatatattttttcaatccTCCCAATGGGAcctaattaaaaatttaccATTTAGTTCCTTGTTTAAccaaaattttaattgaaaaaggttataaaaaatgtgttaatttgtttttttcctttttaattcaaatgaagccaataaaaaaaaaaaaacatataacttttaaaatggacttatatacatatgcacacaaaaaacatatgtacaactttcataaaatatgtttaacactacaaaaaagaaaatatacttaattttgtaaatgCTTTAAAGacaataaataacaataaaaaaaatatatcttatGCGGATTTGTCACgaacatgtatatatacatatttatgcaGTTTAAACATTGCAAATATAGTAAAGGATAAACGAATATGACAATATAAGATATAAATTTCCCGTGTATGCATGAATATTGTTTACTCCTTTTTATCCAAAAGTTGGGAAATATACACAATATACTCATTAGTTTAATTATGTATTTAATTATCCATTCATAATAAACGAATGCCATAATATGCGAATTTATATATGGCAAAAATCGAGCAATGTCAAAAGgacaaaaacaaatttctatgacaataaaaaaaaaataaaattacataTTATCTTTAGGGCATTCTTgatcaaaattaaaaacgGTTTTAACTTGTCCTTCATCATAATATTTAGTAACTTCATATGGTTTGAATTGTTCTTCAAAATCAGTGCATTCACATGGATCTACCCTAGTAATAAATGCGTTACTCCATTCTGAGTTTGCTTCACCCTTTACTCTTCTTCGAAATACATTAGGAGATGCCTTAATAGGTATATATTGGAAAGCATTGTTATAAGCAAATAAAGCATTTGAAACAGCTAAAACACCTGGGTCAATTCCAGTTTGCATTTCAGGTGCATACTCGTTACCatttaaacatattaatGGTTGGTTCATAGCATTCGGATTGGAACTTTCTAACATTCTATATTGATCATCTTGATATTGTGGataattatcattattataaaattgtgGGTGATTTTCATAACCCTCAGAACTCATACCTgtattatcatatatattttcgtgtgacatattcatttttaaatttatattttgtgaaGTTTCATACAAGTTCGGGGGGAATTGTGTACACGTCAAATTTGAGTTGGCGTAAATTTGTTCGGAAGGGAAAATTATACTGTTATAAGATAAAAAATCTATATCCTTAAtagtttcttttttttcaaaactATATCTTTTTCTCGGTGTTGAAAAAAGCATCTAAagtttaaaattattttagaaaatattaattttttttatatatttttatttatatataatacttatttatttatactttataataataaaatcaattcattttttttttaatttacaacataataaattatttacatgtaattataaataaaaaggtTAGTTGCTtgttcataattatatatatgtaagtttacgaaaaaaaaaaaatagctagtacatgttaataaaattatgcGCACATATGTGTGTGTGTGTGGTTGCGTACAGATTGCCTTACAACATAGTTacataagtatatatatagttgtttttaatttttttttttaatatatatttactaatTTCGTTTTccaataattaatattaattcatattgttattatttttatttttttttaatatattttttaaaatgacATATTAAATGGggaaaacaataaataaattaattatttcaaattttattaaaatttgttatgattaatatatattttcatttttaaacaCACCTTGAAAGCAAATAAGTTAGAGGGTAAGTAAGctattttgttaatacaGTCAAATGGTACAATATTCTTTAATTCTCACACGAaagtatattataaataaatatatgatatacTTGATCGTTGTAAGTTctacaaattaataaaattataataacacATGTATAATTCatgtttataattttatatggGAAATTAATTTCTCAACTTTGATAcctaaaaatgaaaaaaaggaaataacaAACGAAAATATCACGCTTTTCAATTTCCcctataaaaaattattgctAAAATGAATAGTTATGTATAATTCATAACTTTGGAAAGAAtaaatttttgaatttttaaaagaaatgaCTGAAAATGTGAACAGATCTGGGAATGgaatactattattattaatactGTGTTATGATTACTATTGTGTTATTActattgtattattattactattattattatttttttatttattttgacattcataaaaattgttatttcACAAACTATATAAATCCATGTGTTGCTTATTTATGTGCTAATCAAATTAagaattataattaaaaaatattaaagatgaaaaaaaaaatcataaaaagtcgatacaaaaaattaactatgtgaaaaaaaagctATACAcacattttcattttttttatagtcattaaaaaaaaaacgacaataaatttttattcatactAAAATTAGCTAAATATTTAgagaatttaaaaattcatatatgtatgggaatatatataagtaaaattattttaacataatataaatatagtaattcactatttatttgatttaaaaaatggaggaaaattatgttttttatataaattattggCATAGTATGCATGATTGTGTAGTCgacttattttatttgagAATTTACACCATTTAGCTAATGCATATACAACAAAAATAAGacacgaaaaaaaatatgcacgTGCATATAATTGTTTAAATATGCAATGAATTTTATGATCGTGTCAGGTAAATATTATTGGACatgaataaaattgatagatataataatttttcatgatgaattataaaagggttaaataataatacttattaaaaacacataaatatttgtcTTTCTATCTTTATGCATATAGAGAGAAAACTGAGCGAGGGAGATAtgcttattttatttttttgtaaaaagctatctttatttttatattcaaaaaacaatttaataagcttttaatatatattagtttggaaaaaaaaatatttaacgCAAATGCATGCTTATGCGAAGCGAcataaaaaagtaaaattatctttttaataaaacaaaaatatgtacatacataatgaatatatatacatccTTTCGTTTGATAATTAAAgtaaaattcaaaaaaattaatatttttctcaaATATATTCGTCTGGTTCCTGATCAACTAATTCGTCGTTTTTTGAGGCATCTTTTGGCATTAAAGCAATAATCTACATAAgccaaaataaaaaatatttaaagacatgtgtgtatatatccatatttatatgaatatgtatatgttattgtattttattactattagTTGAATTCCTGCTACTGCTAGCCCGACAGAAACATTAGATAGATGACTCTGATTATGGGTGAAAAAAACACGGATATATATAGAACTGTACATATGGGTATGTATTAGAACTGCGTATACGGGTATGTATTAGAACTGTATATATGGGTATGCATATAGAACTTATTTATGTTCATCtactatataataat
This genomic window from Plasmodium berghei ANKA genome assembly, chromosome: 2 contains:
- a CDS encoding photosensitized INA-labeled protein PHIL1 → MLFSTPRKRYSFEKKETIKDIDFLSYNSIIFPSEQIYANSNLTCTQFPPNLYETSQNINLKMNMSHENIYDNTGMSSEGYENHPQFYNNDNYPQYQDDQYRMLESSNPNAMNQPLICLNGNEYAPEMQTGIDPGVLAVSNALFAYNNAFQYIPIKASPNVFRRRVKGEANSEWSNAFITRVDPCECTDFEEQFKPYEVTKYYDEGQVKTVFNFDQECPKDNM